The genomic window CACCAGCGTCGCGCTGCGCGACACCATCGCGGCGATCGAGATCCCCGTTGTCGAGGTGCACCTGTCCAATATTCACGCGCGCGAAGCGTTCCGCGGTCGCTCCTACACCGCGGCCGCCGCGGCGGGGCAGATCGCCGGCTTCGGCGTGCAGAGTTACCTGCTCGGCCTGCGCGCCGCGGCGGCGCTCGCCGCCGCGCCCGCCGGACAGGCTGCGGAGCCCGCGGGCGGCGCGCGCCGGAGCCCGTCCGACGGCGCCCCCTCGCGGGGCCAGGCCGGGCGAACGAAGCCCGCGCCCGCGCGCGCGGCGAAGGCATCCGCGCGCCTCTCCCGGAACGGTGCGCGGCGCCGATCGGGGCGCCGGTAGCCGGCGCCGGCCAAAGGAGCACCTCGGCGATCGTCGAAGGAACGCCGATCATGCGGTTTCGCGGCATCCGTGGAGCGGTCACAGTCGACGCCAACACCGAGGGCGCCATCCTCGAAGCGACGGCCGTCATGCTGAAGGCGATGGTCTCGCAGAACGAGGTCGACCCCGACGACATCGCCGGGGTCGTCTTCACCGTGACGCCCGACCTCAACGCCGCGTTCCCGGCCGAAGCGGCCCGCCGGAACTTGGGCTGGGGCCAGGTGCCGCTGATGTGCACGCAGGAGGTGGCGGTGCCCGGCGCGCTGGCGCGCTGCGTGCGTGCGCTGATGTTCGTCAACACCACGAAGACCGCCGATGAAGTCCGCCACGTCTACCTCCGCGGCGCGGAGCGGCTCCGCCCCGATCTGATCGCAGGCGCCTGATGTCTCTCGTGGTCGCTCCGGGCCGCGCGCTCCGCGGGATAGTGCGCGTGCCCGGCGACAAGTCGATCTCACACCGCGCGGTGCTGCTCGGCGCGCTGGCGAGCGGCGCCACGTCCGTCGACGGATTTCTCCGCGCGGAGGATTGTCTTGCGACCGTGCGGTGCGTGCGCGCGCTCGGCATCGAGGTCGACGACGACGGCGAACGGCTGACGGTGCACGGCGGCGCGCTCAGCCAACCCGACGACGTCCTCGACGCCGGCAACTCCGGCACCACGATCCGGCTGCTCACCGGGATCCTGGCCGGCCAGCCGTTCCGGAGCACCATCACCGGTGATGCGAGCGTCCGGCGCCGTCCGATGGACCGCATCGCCGAGCCGCTCCGGCGCATGGGCGCGCGCATCACGGGCCGCGACGGCGGCCGGCTCGCGCCGCTCACGATCGAGGGCGGGGCGCTGCGGGCGATCGCCTATACGACGCCGGTCGCCAGCGCGCAGGTGAAGTCGGCGATTCTGCTCGCGGCGCTCTTCGCCGCGGGCGAGACCGCCGTGACGGAGCCGTCGCTGAGCCGCGATCACACCGAACGGATGCTGGCGGGGTTCGGGGTCCCCGTGATGCGCGAGGGGCTCACGGTGCGCCTCCGTGGACCGGCGGCGCCGGCGGCGGCGCCGGTCCGCGTGCCGGGCGACATCTCGTCGGCGGCGTTCTTTCTGGTCGCCGCGGCGATCGTGCCCGGCTCGGTTGTGACCGTTCGCGGCGTCGGCCTCAACCCGACCCGCACCGGCGTGCTCGATGTGCTGCGCGCGATGGGGGCGTCCGTCGAGATCGAGGGCGTGCACGACGCCGGCGGCGAGCCGGCCGGCGACGTCACCGTTCGCGCCGCCGCGCTCCACGGAACGGTGATCGGCGGCGGGCTGATCCCGCGGCTCATCGACGAACTGCCGGTCCTCGCGGTCGCCGCCAGCGTGGCGGACGGCGAGACGGTCATCCGGGACGCCGCGGAGCTGCGCGTCAAGGAATCCGATCGCATCGCCGCGCTGGCGCGCGAACTCGGCGCGATCGGGGCGCGCGTCGAGGCGCAGGCGGACGGCCTCGCGATCCGCGGCGTGCCGCGCCTGCGCGGCGGACGCGCGGCGAGCGGCGGCGACCATCGCGTCGCGATGGCGTTGGCGGTGGCCGGTCTGCGGGCGGCCGGCCCGGTGACCGTGGACGACACCGACTGCATCGGCACCTCGTTTCCCGGCTTCGAGGAGACCCTGCGAAGCCTTACCGCCGCCTGATGCCCGATCCCGCGCAGCTGCTGCTCATCTCGGCCGTGATCGCCGGCGCCGCGATGATCAAGGGGACGATGGGCTTCGGATTTCCGCTCGTCGGCATTCCGCTCTTGTCCGCGATTATCGGTCCGCGCGCGGCCGTGCCGGTGATCGCCGTGCCCACGCTGCTCAGCAACTTCATTATGGTGAGCCGCGGCTCCGCGAGCCGCGCCAGCGCGCACCTGCTGCTCGCGATCGCCGGCCTCGCGGTCGGCACGCTGGCCGGCGCCGCGGTGATCAAGGTGCTCGATCCCCGGATGCTGTCCGTGCTCGTGGGCGCCGTGACCCTCGGCTACGTGCTCGCGACGGCGTTCCGCCTCACGGCCCTCGTGCCCGAGGCGGCCGGCCGGCGGGCGGCGCCGGTGGTCGGTCTCGCGGCCGGCGTGCTCGGCGGGGCGACCGGCATCTTCGCGCCGCTGCTCGCCAGCTATCTGCACCTGCTGCATATGGCGAAGCGCGACTTCGTCTTCTGGCTCACGATTATGTTCTTCGTCAGCAACATCGTGCAGGTCGCGAGCTACGCGCACCTCGGTCTCTACGCCGGCCAGGTGCTCCTGCTGGCGCTGATCGGCTGCGTGCCGATGGCGATCGGCACCTGGTCCGGGCTGGTCCTGCAAGACAGGATCGACCCCGAGGTGTTCGGACGGATTGTGCTCGGGATCGTCTTCGTCGCATCGCTCAACCTGCTGGTGCGCGGTCTGCTGCGGTAGCAGCGCATTTCGAGCACACGGGGTGGCCGGCATGGACCTCACGGGATGGATCGTCGAGCGGTTCGAGCTGACCAACAAGCTGGGCAACTGGGCGGCGCACGGAGTCGCGCCGGCGCTCGAGGGCGTGACCGTCGAGATGGCCAACTGGCGTCCGGCCCCGGACCAGCACACGATCGCCGAGATGATCGCGCACCTCGCGTATCATCGGGAGCTGGTGGCCCTGCGCCTGCGGGGCGAGCCGAAGGACTATCGGACCGAGGACGACTGGCAGACCGGCGCTGCGACCGACGACGGCCTGACGCAGCTACGCGCACGGCTCGACCGGGCGCACCGGGACGTGGCGGCCGCGCTCGCCGAGCTCAAGCCCGACGAACTGCTGAAGCCGGTGATGGCGTCGTGGCTCTCGCCGAAGCGGCTCACCCGAACGATCGACCTCGGCGTGGACATCGCGACGCACGACCTCTACCATGCCGGACAGATCTTCGTGCTCAAACGGCTGTACGCCGCGCGCGGTTGAGCGGTTGAACCGGCCGTACACCGTCACGCGCGGTGCACCTAGGAATATTGACCGCGGGCCGCTGCCGCGGTTAGATAGGTAGCAATCGCCCGACCGGAGCGCCGAAGCGTGAAGACCGTCATCCGGACCGTGTGCGCGCACGACTGCCCCGACATGTGCTCGCTGCTCGTGCATGTCGAGGACGGCCGCATCACGCGCATTCAGGGCGATCCGGACCAGCCGTTCACCGCCGGCTTCGCGTGTGCCAAGGTGAGCCGCGAGCACGAACTGGTCCATTCCGCGGAACGGCTCGCGCACCCGCTGCGGCGTACCGGACCCAAGGGCAGCGGCGCCTTCGCCCCGATCACGTGGGACGCGGCGCTCGACGAGATCACGGCGACATGGCGCCGGATCATGGAGACGGACGGACCGCTCGGCATCCTCGGCTACTGCTACAGCGCGCACCAGGGCGTCTTCAATCGTGGGCTGCTGCTCGGGCTGTTCCACGCGCTCGGCACGACGCGCCTCATCGCCGGCACGGTCTGCGACTCGTGTTCCGACGAAGCGTGGGACGCGACCCTGGGGTCCGTCGGCGGGGCCGACCCGGAGTCGGTGCTGGTATCGGACCTCGTGATCGCGTGGAGCGCCGACCTCGTGACGACGAACGTGCACTTCTGGGCCAAGGTCGAAGAGGCGCGCCGCGGCGGGACCAAGCTCGTCGTGATCGATCCGCGCCGCAGCCGCACCGCGGCCCAGGCCGACTGGCATCTCGCGCCGAGGATCGGGACCGACGCCGCGCTGGCCCTCGGCGTGATGCACGTCCTCGTCCGAGACGGCCTGTGCGACCGGGCGTATCTCGCCCGGGAGACAACCGGCTTCGAGCGCCTCGAGCGCGAGGTGCTGCCGCGGTTCACACCGGCCCGCACCGAGGCGATCACCGGCATCGCCGCCGCGGGTGTCGAGCGGCTCGCCCGGACGTACGGCCGCGCCCGCGCGCCGTTCATCCGCGTCGGCTGGGGTATGTCGCGCAGCGCGCAGGGCGGCCAGGCGATCCGTGCGGTCGCGCTGCTGCCCGGCGTCACCGGCGCCTACGCGCGGCCCGGCGGCGGAGCCCTCCTTGGCACGTCGTCCGGCTTCGGCTTCAGCCTCGACCCGATCCGGAAGCCCTCCGGCCCCGACACGGTTCGCACGGTCAACCACTCGCGCCTCGGCGAGGCGCTGCTGACGCTCGGCAATCCGCCGATCCGGGCGCTCTTCGTCGCGGGCAACAACCCCGCGGTCACGTGTCCCGACGCCGGCGCGGTCCGGCGGGGGCTCGCGCGCGAGGATCTGTTCACCGTCGTGCACGCGCCGTTTCTGTCGGATACCGCGCGGTACGCGGACATCGTCCTGCCGGCCGCGACCTTCCTCGAGACCGAGGACTTCTACCGCGCCTACGGCGCGTACTACATGCAGTTCGGACCGCGCGCGATCGCGCCGGTCGGTGAGGCGTGGCCCAACTTGAAACTCGCGCAGGAGCTGGCACGCCGGCTCGAGGTGCGGGACGCGGTGTTCTCCATGACGACCGACGAGCTGCTGCGCGCGCTGTGGAGCCGCGCGGACGGTCCGGCCGCGGCCGTCGATCCCGCCTCGGTCCGCGAAGCCGGTCCGATCAAGGTCCGCGCGAACGGCGGCGGTCAGCGCTTCGCGACGCCGTCGGGCAAGTTGGAGTTCTACTCGGCCCATCTCGCCTCACGGGGCCTCCCGCCGTTGCCGGACTGGGCGCCGGACGCCGCGGAGACGGCGGACGCGGCCCGCTGGCCCCTGCGCCTTCTCACCGCGCCCGGCTACTACCAGAGCCACACCGCGTTTTCGGGCAACGAACGGCTTCGGAAACGCCAGGGTCCGCCGGTCGCCATCCTGCATCCGTCCGAGGCGGCGCGCCGCAGCCTCCGGGACGGCGAGGCGGTCGACCTCGTGAACGACCGCGGCGCGGTCGGTCTCACCCTGCGCGTGAGCGATGAGGTGCCCGCCGGGGTCGTGCTCGTGCCCGGCCAGCGGCCGAGCGGTGAGGCGCGCCACGGCACCGTCAACCTGCTGTGCTCCGATCGGTACACCGATATCGGCGAGGGGGCCACCTACCAGAGCACCTTCCTGGACGTCCGCCGTGCGCAATAATTCGCGCTACAATAGCGTTTGCCAGTTCGGGGGCCTTCGGCCGGGCGTGAGAGCCCGGCGCAGCACGACCGCGATCGTTCCCCAGAGGATTCGGCATGGCACACTCAACCGCGGACACGACGGCCGGCGCCGATGACATCCTGGCCGGCGGCGGGTCCGCCGGCACGGAAGAGGTCGCGTCGATCGTCCGGTGCGCGCTGGCCGAAGATCTCGGCCGCGGCGACGTCACCACGGATTCGATCGTGCCCGCGGGCGCGCTGGCGCACGGACAGTTCATCGCCAAGGCTGCCGGCGTGATCGCCGGATGGGACGCCGTTGCGGCGGTGTTCGCGGCGTGCGACCGTCGCGCGGCGGTGCAGCCGATCGTGCACGACGGCAGAGACGTGCGGGCCGGCACGCTCATCGGCACGGTCGACGGACCGGCGAGGGCGCTGCTCAGCGGCGAACGCGTGGCGCTCAACTTCCTGCAGCGCATGTCGGGGATCGCGACCATGACGCGGGCGTTCG from bacterium includes these protein-coding regions:
- the aroH gene encoding chorismate mutase, with the translated sequence MRFRGIRGAVTVDANTEGAILEATAVMLKAMVSQNEVDPDDIAGVVFTVTPDLNAAFPAEAARRNLGWGQVPLMCTQEVAVPGALARCVRALMFVNTTKTADEVRHVYLRGAERLRPDLIAGA
- the aroA gene encoding 3-phosphoshikimate 1-carboxyvinyltransferase translates to MMSLVVAPGRALRGIVRVPGDKSISHRAVLLGALASGATSVDGFLRAEDCLATVRCVRALGIEVDDDGERLTVHGGALSQPDDVLDAGNSGTTIRLLTGILAGQPFRSTITGDASVRRRPMDRIAEPLRRMGARITGRDGGRLAPLTIEGGALRAIAYTTPVASAQVKSAILLAALFAAGETAVTEPSLSRDHTERMLAGFGVPVMREGLTVRLRGPAAPAAAPVRVPGDISSAAFFLVAAAIVPGSVVTVRGVGLNPTRTGVLDVLRAMGASVEIEGVHDAGGEPAGDVTVRAAALHGTVIGGGLIPRLIDELPVLAVAASVADGETVIRDAAELRVKESDRIAALARELGAIGARVEAQADGLAIRGVPRLRGGRAASGGDHRVAMALAVAGLRAAGPVTVDDTDCIGTSFPGFEETLRSLTAA
- a CDS encoding sulfite exporter TauE/SafE family protein, which gives rise to MPDPAQLLLISAVIAGAAMIKGTMGFGFPLVGIPLLSAIIGPRAAVPVIAVPTLLSNFIMVSRGSASRASAHLLLAIAGLAVGTLAGAAVIKVLDPRMLSVLVGAVTLGYVLATAFRLTALVPEAAGRRAAPVVGLAAGVLGGATGIFAPLLASYLHLLHMAKRDFVFWLTIMFFVSNIVQVASYAHLGLYAGQVLLLALIGCVPMAIGTWSGLVLQDRIDPEVFGRIVLGIVFVASLNLLVRGLLR
- a CDS encoding DinB family protein; the protein is MDLTGWIVERFELTNKLGNWAAHGVAPALEGVTVEMANWRPAPDQHTIAEMIAHLAYHRELVALRLRGEPKDYRTEDDWQTGAATDDGLTQLRARLDRAHRDVAAALAELKPDELLKPVMASWLSPKRLTRTIDLGVDIATHDLYHAGQIFVLKRLYAARG
- a CDS encoding molybdopterin-dependent oxidoreductase — protein: MKTVIRTVCAHDCPDMCSLLVHVEDGRITRIQGDPDQPFTAGFACAKVSREHELVHSAERLAHPLRRTGPKGSGAFAPITWDAALDEITATWRRIMETDGPLGILGYCYSAHQGVFNRGLLLGLFHALGTTRLIAGTVCDSCSDEAWDATLGSVGGADPESVLVSDLVIAWSADLVTTNVHFWAKVEEARRGGTKLVVIDPRRSRTAAQADWHLAPRIGTDAALALGVMHVLVRDGLCDRAYLARETTGFERLEREVLPRFTPARTEAITGIAAAGVERLARTYGRARAPFIRVGWGMSRSAQGGQAIRAVALLPGVTGAYARPGGGALLGTSSGFGFSLDPIRKPSGPDTVRTVNHSRLGEALLTLGNPPIRALFVAGNNPAVTCPDAGAVRRGLAREDLFTVVHAPFLSDTARYADIVLPAATFLETEDFYRAYGAYYMQFGPRAIAPVGEAWPNLKLAQELARRLEVRDAVFSMTTDELLRALWSRADGPAAAVDPASVREAGPIKVRANGGGQRFATPSGKLEFYSAHLASRGLPPLPDWAPDAAETADAARWPLRLLTAPGYYQSHTAFSGNERLRKRQGPPVAILHPSEAARRSLRDGEAVDLVNDRGAVGLTLRVSDEVPAGVVLVPGQRPSGEARHGTVNLLCSDRYTDIGEGATYQSTFLDVRRAQ